Proteins found in one Polyangiaceae bacterium genomic segment:
- a CDS encoding protein kinase, translating to MAGDDDIPFEVGDEIEGRYRVLRIIGSGSAGVVYEVEHLFTGGRAAVKALKELVSDRAERMRQEARTLADIHHPNVVPVTDGGVTAKGVVWFAMPLLEGRTLREEVWRKRALGVERSLRIAIDIGHGLTEVHARGIIHRDLKPENVFLVAKDDSVRVLDFGTSKFQRGNVKTTDRFRIMGTYAYMSPERLQADLVDHRADIFALGHVLYEMLSGMHALSEGPGPLDFPGLQELGLRQIYAQPPPLSERSPDTPAYVAQIVYRALAKDRKKRQESMASMTTDLERAMQRWQSEHPQRSPSAGHVLQPARGEPVVQRAAPAPSLDTEKVSPQELGVLPDAQPSTPASTGAQMRELEADLALGAAQFCSPSEKGSEVLRTLSVMLQDERADTERVANLQTLLVASATVQEATRKSLRMLLATPPDSEGLDTARVALGLREPPVKSEQRMVLLAQGAGACIEPEARLDAAANALTALGRAADDVRGFALGVLIAFSRATRHQQAAARGALIALLLGGPEDTELAHAELARLMIDVADQVPVEPSTTLPEAGARASASLGRSAASPVADAPTSATPNTMSTPRTPSRPAEPPHRRPSLFVALGIAAFCSSAVALVTLVARPASTLRQEEPAPEIRGSTNTPAPMPPPRATAETPSPMPSVAPPSSAPDPERSAPEGGAPSATSRPPAPSVAAVAPAPAAVATAARPGTASPRTTTAAPRQTSRPPATSAPTAGLPPASPINQ from the coding sequence ATGGCTGGCGACGACGACATCCCGTTCGAGGTCGGCGACGAGATCGAAGGGCGCTACCGCGTGCTCCGGATCATCGGTTCCGGCAGCGCCGGCGTGGTGTACGAGGTCGAGCACCTGTTCACAGGAGGGCGCGCCGCGGTCAAGGCACTCAAGGAACTCGTCAGCGACCGCGCCGAGCGCATGCGGCAAGAGGCGCGCACCCTGGCGGACATCCATCACCCGAACGTAGTGCCCGTGACGGATGGTGGAGTAACCGCCAAGGGCGTCGTCTGGTTCGCAATGCCACTGCTCGAGGGCCGAACGCTGCGAGAGGAGGTCTGGCGCAAACGGGCGCTCGGCGTGGAACGTTCGCTGCGTATCGCGATCGACATTGGCCACGGGCTGACCGAAGTGCACGCCCGCGGGATCATTCACCGCGATCTCAAGCCGGAGAACGTCTTCCTGGTCGCCAAGGACGACTCCGTGCGCGTGCTGGATTTTGGTACCAGCAAGTTTCAGCGCGGCAACGTCAAGACGACGGATCGCTTCCGGATCATGGGCACCTACGCGTACATGAGTCCGGAACGCCTGCAGGCGGATCTCGTCGATCACCGCGCGGACATCTTCGCGCTGGGACACGTGCTGTACGAGATGCTCTCGGGCATGCACGCGCTCTCGGAGGGACCGGGACCTCTCGACTTCCCCGGCCTTCAAGAGCTGGGCCTGCGCCAGATCTACGCGCAACCGCCACCGCTTTCGGAGCGCTCGCCAGACACCCCGGCGTACGTCGCGCAGATCGTCTATCGCGCCCTCGCCAAGGATCGCAAGAAGCGCCAAGAGTCGATGGCGAGCATGACGACCGATCTCGAGCGCGCCATGCAGCGCTGGCAGAGCGAGCACCCGCAACGCAGCCCAAGTGCCGGCCACGTGCTGCAGCCAGCCCGCGGCGAGCCGGTCGTGCAGCGTGCAGCGCCCGCCCCCTCTCTGGACACCGAAAAGGTCTCTCCCCAAGAGCTCGGCGTGCTGCCGGACGCACAGCCGTCCACGCCGGCATCGACCGGCGCGCAGATGCGTGAGCTGGAGGCAGATCTCGCCCTTGGCGCGGCGCAGTTCTGCTCGCCGAGCGAGAAGGGCAGCGAAGTGCTGCGGACGCTCAGCGTCATGCTCCAGGACGAACGGGCCGACACCGAGCGCGTCGCCAACCTGCAAACGCTGCTGGTCGCCTCGGCGACCGTGCAGGAGGCCACGCGGAAGTCGCTGCGCATGCTGCTCGCGACACCGCCGGACAGTGAAGGGCTCGACACCGCGCGAGTGGCGCTCGGGCTACGGGAGCCGCCCGTCAAATCGGAGCAGCGCATGGTGCTCTTGGCCCAGGGGGCCGGCGCCTGCATCGAGCCCGAGGCGCGCCTGGACGCCGCCGCCAACGCGCTTACGGCGCTCGGGAGGGCTGCGGACGACGTCCGTGGCTTCGCCCTCGGGGTGCTCATCGCGTTTTCGCGGGCGACGCGACATCAGCAAGCGGCCGCCCGCGGGGCACTGATCGCGCTGTTGCTCGGTGGCCCGGAAGACACGGAGCTCGCCCACGCAGAGCTGGCGCGCCTGATGATCGACGTGGCCGACCAAGTACCGGTAGAGCCTTCCACGACGCTTCCAGAAGCTGGAGCTCGAGCATCGGCATCCTTGGGTCGGTCCGCCGCGAGCCCCGTCGCGGACGCCCCCACTTCCGCGACACCGAACACGATGTCGACACCCCGGACGCCATCGCGGCCCGCCGAACCGCCGCACCGCCGACCGAGTCTGTTCGTCGCCCTCGGCATCGCGGCGTTTTGTTCCAGCGCCGTCGCGCTCGTCACACTCGTCGCGAGGCCGGCGAGCACGCTGCGCCAGGAGGAACCCGCGCCGGAGATTCGCGGCAGCACGAACACGCCCGCGCCCATGCCGCCCCCGCGCGCCACCGCGGAGACCCCGTCTCCCATGCCGTCAGTAGCTCCCCCGTCGTCGGCGCCCGATCCAGAGCGCTCCGCACCGGAAGGTGGCGCGCCCAGCGCCACTTCCAGACCTCCGGCGCCCTCCGTTGCGGCCGTCGCTCCCGCGCCCGCTGCCGTCGCCACCGCCGCACGGCCGGGGACAGCATCGCCGCGCACAACAACCGCCGCGCCACGCCAGACTTCTCGTCCGCCTGCCACCTCCGCGCCGACCGCGGGTCTACCGCCCGCAAGCCCGATCAACCAATGA
- a CDS encoding serine/threonine protein kinase yields MYSRVVDPFDGTPYRGIGVLGQGGMGEVWEVEHEGVGTTLVAKVLLAQFAGDPGAVDRVRVEAQALAKLDHPNIVKVSDFRRTQDGRPFFVMERLDGRTAREALRAEGAFPPREAVALIRSVLSALQAAHALGLVHRDIKLDNVFLHQPPRGDIVVKVLDFGVAKVLSDRGPAPPVLPTAEGAVVGTPRYLSPEQVRGKNVDHRADIYGTGVLLYTLLCGHGPFNDVKRLEDLYEAQLTRVPDPPSTRAPNSLPPGLDAIVLRALEKNPDARFQSAKDFDAALSAVEKRWKDPVGFLPTEKSPAESAARSTRTAEAPMAPPEDRVTLSYVASAIAAVTASLVGFWLIGAHTPLGIAGTLMLSVVAGGACAMVLARR; encoded by the coding sequence ATGTACTCTCGGGTCGTGGATCCCTTTGACGGCACTCCCTACCGCGGCATCGGAGTCCTGGGCCAGGGCGGGATGGGCGAAGTGTGGGAGGTGGAGCACGAAGGCGTAGGCACCACCCTGGTGGCCAAAGTGCTGCTTGCACAGTTTGCAGGCGACCCAGGCGCTGTGGACCGGGTGCGCGTGGAGGCACAGGCTCTGGCCAAGCTCGACCACCCGAACATCGTGAAGGTGTCGGACTTCCGCCGCACCCAGGATGGCCGCCCGTTCTTCGTCATGGAACGCCTCGACGGGCGGACCGCAAGGGAAGCACTGCGCGCCGAAGGCGCCTTTCCTCCGCGCGAGGCCGTCGCCCTGATCCGTTCGGTGCTGTCTGCCCTGCAGGCCGCGCACGCACTCGGCCTCGTGCACCGCGACATCAAGCTCGACAACGTGTTCCTCCACCAGCCGCCCCGGGGCGACATCGTCGTCAAGGTGTTGGATTTCGGCGTCGCCAAGGTGTTGTCCGACAGAGGCCCGGCACCACCGGTGCTTCCCACCGCAGAGGGCGCCGTGGTGGGAACGCCGCGCTATCTGAGCCCGGAACAGGTCCGCGGTAAGAACGTGGATCATCGCGCGGACATCTATGGCACCGGCGTCCTGCTCTACACGCTCCTGTGTGGTCACGGACCATTCAACGACGTGAAGCGCCTGGAGGATCTCTACGAAGCACAGCTGACTCGGGTACCTGACCCTCCTTCCACCCGTGCGCCGAACAGCTTGCCGCCGGGGCTCGACGCGATCGTGCTCCGGGCCCTCGAGAAGAACCCCGACGCACGCTTTCAGTCCGCAAAGGACTTCGACGCAGCACTGTCTGCCGTGGAGAAGCGCTGGAAGGATCCGGTTGGGTTTCTTCCCACGGAGAAGAGCCCAGCCGAGTCCGCCGCGCGGAGCACGCGCACCGCAGAAGCCCCCATGGCTCCGCCGGAGGATCGCGTCACCCTGAGCTACGTGGCGTCCGCCATTGCGGCCGTGACGGCTTCTCTGGTCGGCTTCTGGCTCATCGGCGCACACACGCCGCTCGGCATCGCCGGCACACTAATGCTCAGCGTCGTTGCTGGTGGCGCATGCGCGATGGTCCTCGCGCGGAGATGA
- a CDS encoding DUF559 domain-containing protein has protein sequence MEPAPRGAKPGSEPGQEVFMRHTPNPRAHSLAVERAHFMRKHLTFSELKLWQALRGSRLGVGFRRQFVIGRYIVDFAAPKVRLAVEVDGGYHAGRALPDARRDRDIVRAGWRVLHLDADLVVHQLPEAVARIRQALK, from the coding sequence ATGGAGCCTGCGCCCAGGGGGGCGAAGCCCGGCAGCGAGCCGGGACAGGAGGTCTTCATGCGTCACACCCCGAACCCCCGCGCTCACTCTCTCGCCGTCGAGCGTGCCCATTTCATGCGCAAGCATCTCACGTTTAGCGAGCTCAAGTTGTGGCAAGCGTTGCGCGGCTCGCGGCTGGGCGTTGGCTTCCGTCGGCAGTTTGTCATCGGTCGCTACATTGTGGACTTTGCGGCTCCCAAGGTGCGGCTGGCCGTGGAAGTTGATGGCGGCTACCACGCCGGGCGGGCCCTGCCGGATGCGCGCCGGGACCGGGACATTGTGCGCGCCGGCTGGCGCGTCTTGCACCTGGACGCAGACCTGGTCGTGCATCAGCTGCCGGAAGCTGTCGCGCGGATTCGGCAGGCGCTCAAGTGA
- a CDS encoding PEGA domain-containing protein: protein MKLSTNLLRATALATLLTAWPIAVVAQPEPASEESKNEQAERLLHEAAALAKKNDWAGARKLLKQSFQLVPASETAANLGQAAYRLGDHAEAAEYFSFALRTLSPSIPAAKRKAIEKMRDAAKQEVGEVAVSVEPDGAEVSVDGRVVGKAPLPAPIYLSPGDHQLTATSHGYGDVGRIVTAKKGERTEVEVKLLWQGTSTAGTGGAPAGTGGAASGSGGATSGTGGDAGTGGGTDDGERSMVPVYVAGGVAVVGVAAAIGFELGRNSNADDASKLAQVLGPNGCGAGTSHAAECSQLHDSNVAANRDSNLRNVSVGIAGAGIVFGIAYLVWPRTSSAEPSAKRQTLTATPIVSPKSTGVWLSGSF, encoded by the coding sequence ATGAAGCTCTCGACGAATCTGCTTCGAGCGACAGCGCTCGCGACACTGTTGACTGCCTGGCCAATCGCGGTGGTTGCGCAGCCCGAGCCAGCTAGCGAGGAAAGCAAGAACGAACAAGCGGAGCGGCTTCTTCACGAGGCAGCGGCACTTGCCAAGAAGAACGACTGGGCGGGCGCGCGAAAGCTCCTCAAACAGTCTTTCCAACTAGTTCCGGCCTCCGAGACTGCAGCGAATCTCGGTCAGGCAGCGTATCGGCTCGGGGACCATGCCGAGGCCGCTGAGTACTTCTCATTCGCGCTGCGGACGCTCTCACCCTCCATTCCGGCGGCAAAGCGCAAAGCGATCGAGAAGATGCGCGACGCCGCAAAGCAAGAGGTCGGTGAGGTGGCAGTGTCCGTGGAGCCAGACGGGGCCGAAGTCAGCGTGGATGGCAGGGTGGTCGGCAAGGCCCCGCTTCCGGCACCAATCTATCTTTCCCCCGGAGACCATCAGTTAACGGCCACGTCGCACGGGTATGGCGACGTTGGCCGCATCGTCACCGCCAAGAAGGGCGAGCGCACCGAGGTGGAGGTGAAGCTCTTGTGGCAGGGCACTTCCACCGCGGGCACAGGCGGCGCGCCGGCGGGCACGGGCGGCGCAGCGAGCGGAAGCGGCGGCGCGACGAGCGGGACCGGTGGGGATGCCGGCACGGGTGGCGGCACGGATGATGGCGAGCGCAGCATGGTGCCGGTCTACGTCGCAGGTGGCGTTGCGGTCGTTGGCGTCGCCGCCGCCATCGGATTCGAGCTCGGCAGGAACTCGAACGCCGACGACGCATCAAAGCTCGCGCAAGTATTGGGCCCCAATGGGTGTGGCGCAGGCACGTCGCACGCAGCCGAATGCAGTCAGCTCCACGACAGCAACGTTGCGGCGAATCGCGACTCGAACCTCCGCAACGTGTCAGTGGGCATCGCTGGAGCAGGCATAGTGTTCGGAATCGCCTATCTGGTTTGGCCAAGGACCTCGTCGGCTGAACCATCCGCAAAGCGGCAAACGCTGACGGCGACGCCCATCGTTTCACCGAAGAGCACCGGCGTGTGGCTTTCGGGCAGTTTCTGA